Proteins from a genomic interval of Streptomyces sp. NBC_00820:
- a CDS encoding ABC transporter permease: MSPDVLSTPVVDTAKTPDRAESRAQAARRRKVIVVAARVLLLVAVLGLWEAFSRAGVIDPFNFSMPSKIWDQIYTWVMHGTALGSLGEQIWFTLYEALVGWIIGVIAGVLFGIALGRISFLADVLGPYIKVLNSIPRIVLAPIFVIWFGLGPASKVASAVVLVFFPVFFNAFQGAREVDRNLVANARVLGARDRQVTLQVVIPSATSWIFTSLHVSFGFALIGAIVGEYIGATKGIGLLVAQSQGTFNAAGVYAAMVLLAVVALVAEGLLTFAERRIFRWKPAGSDS, translated from the coding sequence GTGTCGCCTGACGTCCTCAGCACGCCGGTCGTCGACACGGCCAAGACCCCGGACCGCGCGGAGTCGCGGGCCCAGGCCGCCCGCAGGCGCAAGGTGATCGTCGTCGCCGCGCGGGTGCTGCTCCTGGTGGCCGTGCTCGGGCTGTGGGAGGCGTTCTCCCGGGCGGGGGTCATCGACCCGTTCAACTTCTCGATGCCCTCGAAGATCTGGGACCAGATCTACACCTGGGTGATGCACGGCACCGCGCTCGGCTCCCTCGGCGAGCAGATCTGGTTCACGCTGTACGAGGCACTCGTCGGCTGGATCATCGGTGTGATCGCGGGTGTCCTCTTCGGTATCGCACTGGGGCGGATCAGCTTCCTCGCCGATGTCCTCGGTCCGTACATCAAGGTGCTCAACTCCATCCCCAGGATCGTCCTCGCGCCGATTTTCGTGATCTGGTTCGGACTGGGCCCGGCGTCCAAGGTCGCGTCGGCCGTGGTGCTCGTCTTCTTCCCGGTGTTCTTCAACGCCTTCCAGGGTGCCCGCGAGGTCGACCGCAACCTGGTGGCGAACGCCCGCGTCCTGGGCGCCCGGGACCGGCAGGTGACCCTTCAGGTCGTCATCCCCTCGGCCACCTCGTGGATCTTCACGAGCCTCCACGTCAGCTTCGGCTTCGCCCTCATCGGCGCCATCGTCGGCGAGTACATCGGCGCCACCAAGGGCATCGGCCTGCTCGTCGCCCAGTCCCAGGGCACGTTCAACGCGGCCGGCGTGTACGCCGCCATGGTCCTCCTCGCCGTCGTCGCCCTCGTCGCCGAGGGACTGCTGACCTTCGCCGAACGCCGCATCTTCCGCTGGAAGCCGGCCGGCTCGGACAGCTGA
- a CDS encoding solute symporter family protein, with protein MTSHHQTLALVLFIGFVAVTLGITTWVSRRRQGSAEEFYAGGRLFSPMENGFAIAGDYMSAASFLGVAGLMALFGYDGLLYSVGFLVAWLVVLFLVAELVRNCGRFTLADVVAARMSERPVRIATGTSSVTVSVMYLVAQMVGAGSLVALLLGRSSGAAQAWTVIGVGALMVIYVSLGGMRATTWIQIVKAVLLLGGTIVLTVLVMVRFHGDFDQLLVTAAERSGHGNAFLAPGLKYGGNWTERLDFISLGLALVMGTAGLPHILSRFYTVPTARAARRSVVWSIGLIGGFYLMTIVLGFGAAAVVGPEALRASNAAGNTAVPLLALDLGGGASSTGGTVLFAVVAAVAFATILAVVAGITLASSASVAHDLYASLRRSATTPRSEVAVARVAAVGIGIVAIALGLLARDLNVAFLVGLAFAVAASANLPVLLYSLFWRGFTTRGAVWSVYGGLLPAVALVLLSPVVSGSPGSLFPGVDFQYFPLQNPGIVSIPLGFLAGWLGTVTSDEVADESKFAETEVRSLTGAGAV; from the coding sequence GTGACCAGCCATCATCAGACACTGGCTCTGGTGCTGTTCATCGGATTCGTGGCCGTCACCCTGGGGATCACCACCTGGGTGAGCCGTCGACGGCAGGGGTCGGCGGAGGAGTTCTACGCCGGCGGGCGGCTCTTCTCCCCGATGGAGAACGGCTTCGCCATCGCGGGCGACTACATGTCCGCCGCCTCCTTCCTCGGAGTGGCCGGACTCATGGCGCTGTTCGGCTACGACGGGCTGCTCTACTCGGTGGGCTTCCTCGTGGCCTGGCTGGTCGTGCTGTTCCTGGTGGCGGAACTGGTGCGCAACTGCGGCCGGTTCACCCTGGCCGACGTGGTGGCCGCGCGGATGAGCGAGCGCCCGGTGCGCATCGCCACGGGCACGTCCTCCGTCACCGTGTCCGTCATGTACCTGGTGGCCCAGATGGTGGGTGCCGGAAGCCTGGTGGCGCTGCTGCTGGGGCGGTCGAGCGGGGCGGCGCAGGCCTGGACGGTCATCGGGGTCGGCGCGCTCATGGTCATCTATGTGTCGCTGGGAGGGATGCGGGCCACGACCTGGATCCAGATCGTGAAGGCGGTCCTGCTCCTGGGCGGGACCATCGTGCTGACCGTGCTCGTCATGGTGCGGTTCCACGGCGACTTCGACCAGCTGCTCGTCACCGCCGCGGAGCGCAGCGGACACGGGAACGCGTTCCTGGCCCCGGGACTGAAGTACGGCGGCAACTGGACCGAACGCCTGGACTTCATCAGCCTCGGGCTGGCGCTGGTGATGGGGACGGCGGGCCTGCCCCACATCCTGTCCCGCTTCTACACCGTGCCGACCGCGCGGGCCGCGCGCCGCTCCGTGGTGTGGTCGATCGGGCTGATCGGCGGCTTCTACCTGATGACCATCGTCCTCGGGTTCGGGGCGGCCGCGGTGGTGGGGCCCGAGGCGCTGCGCGCGTCGAACGCGGCCGGGAACACGGCCGTACCGCTGCTCGCGCTCGACCTGGGCGGGGGTGCCTCGTCCACCGGCGGGACGGTCCTGTTCGCGGTCGTCGCCGCCGTCGCCTTCGCCACGATCCTCGCGGTGGTCGCCGGCATCACGCTCGCCTCCTCGGCGTCCGTGGCGCACGACCTGTACGCGTCGCTGAGGCGGTCGGCCACCACCCCGCGCAGCGAGGTGGCGGTGGCGCGCGTCGCGGCGGTCGGGATCGGCATCGTCGCGATCGCGCTCGGTCTGCTGGCCCGTGACCTCAACGTCGCCTTCCTGGTCGGTCTCGCCTTCGCCGTGGCCGCGTCGGCGAACCTCCCGGTGCTGCTGTACTCGCTGTTCTGGCGCGGCTTCACCACGCGTGGCGCGGTGTGGTCCGTCTACGGCGGCCTGCTGCCCGCGGTGGCGCTGGTGCTGCTCTCCCCGGTGGTGTCCGGGAGCCCCGGATCACTCTTCCCCGGCGTCGACTTCCAGTACTTCCCCCTGCAGAACCCCGGCATCGTCTCCATTCCGCTCGGCTTCCTCGCCGGTTGGCTGGGTACGGTCACCTCCGACGAGGTGGCGGACGAGAGCAAGTTCGCGGAGACCGAGGTGCGTTCGCTGACCGGAGCCGGAGCCGTGTGA
- a CDS encoding ABC transporter ATP-binding protein encodes MSADTSPAIELRGASKIFKTPSGGLHTAVRGLDLTVRRGEFVAVVGPTGCGKSTTLTLVSGLEEPTEGEVLVAGEPVQGVGDKVGFVFQQDATFPWRTVLSNVMAGPRFRGVPKAEAKRRAREWLARVGLAAFEDRYPHQLSGGQRKRVALAATFVNDPDILLMDEPFSALDVQTRALMSDELLELWEGTGASVVFVTHDLEESIALADRVVVMTAGPATVKQVFDIDLPRPRKVEEVRLEPRFIEIYREIWESLGEEVRITRERGAARVA; translated from the coding sequence ATGAGCGCAGACACCAGCCCCGCCATCGAGCTACGGGGCGCGAGCAAGATCTTCAAGACCCCGTCGGGGGGTCTGCACACGGCGGTGCGGGGGCTGGACCTCACCGTCCGACGTGGCGAGTTCGTGGCCGTCGTCGGCCCGACCGGCTGCGGCAAGTCCACCACGCTGACCCTGGTCAGCGGCCTCGAGGAGCCCACCGAGGGCGAGGTGCTGGTGGCCGGGGAGCCGGTTCAGGGCGTCGGCGACAAGGTCGGTTTCGTCTTCCAGCAGGACGCCACCTTCCCCTGGCGGACCGTGCTGTCCAACGTCATGGCGGGCCCCCGGTTCCGGGGCGTGCCCAAGGCGGAGGCCAAGCGGAGGGCCCGCGAATGGCTGGCCCGCGTCGGCCTCGCCGCCTTCGAGGATCGCTATCCGCACCAGCTCTCCGGCGGCCAGCGCAAGCGTGTCGCCCTCGCCGCCACCTTCGTCAACGACCCCGACATCCTGCTCATGGACGAGCCGTTCTCGGCGCTCGACGTGCAGACCCGTGCGCTGATGTCGGACGAGCTGCTGGAGCTGTGGGAGGGCACGGGCGCCTCCGTCGTCTTCGTCACCCACGACCTGGAGGAGTCCATCGCGCTGGCCGACAGGGTCGTCGTGATGACCGCCGGTCCCGCGACCGTCAAGCAGGTCTTCGACATCGACCTGCCCCGGCCGCGCAAGGTCGAGGAGGTGCGCCTGGAGCCGCGGTTCATCGAGATCTACCGCGAGATCTGGGAGTCCCTCGGCGAAGAGGTCCGCATCACCCGCGAGAGGGGTGCCGCCCGTGTCGCCTGA
- a CDS encoding sensor histidine kinase, whose translation MTENVWTRWPSREALGRAGATRPRRLLTWTVRLLALGMLLWSAFSRNDIGVWGTIAGAAAVLLAGLASWGFFHTTYAHRLIPSLALMGALLGIAVAAHATGFSGPALVIWCGCGVASLERLPLGAALPVASVALTSYSAFNNDVWLTTAAAVAGMALAGYVMRLDAEARGNAQRLLVQERAARAAEAESAALAERARIAREIHDVLAHSLSAQLVHLEAARLLIESGADRQQVLERVVAARGMARDGLSETRQALSALRGDMSPLEDFLAEVVSGTDGAEVTVTGERRPLPAEASQAVRRVAQEAVTNVRKHAPGAEVRVRLDYSEHEVTLNVRDSGGRPGELAASGGGYGLLGMRERAELLGGSLDAGPTEEGFTVTLKVPG comes from the coding sequence GTGACGGAGAACGTCTGGACACGCTGGCCGTCGCGCGAGGCGCTCGGCCGCGCGGGAGCCACCCGGCCCCGTCGTCTGCTCACCTGGACCGTCCGGCTGCTGGCACTCGGCATGCTCCTGTGGAGCGCCTTCAGCCGAAACGACATCGGCGTCTGGGGCACGATCGCCGGAGCGGCCGCCGTCCTCCTGGCCGGTCTCGCCTCCTGGGGCTTCTTCCACACCACGTACGCGCACCGGCTGATCCCCTCCCTGGCGCTCATGGGCGCACTCCTGGGCATCGCCGTCGCCGCCCACGCCACCGGGTTCTCGGGCCCCGCCCTGGTCATCTGGTGCGGCTGCGGGGTCGCCTCGCTGGAGCGGCTGCCCCTCGGGGCCGCCCTGCCCGTGGCATCGGTGGCACTGACCTCGTACTCCGCGTTCAACAACGACGTATGGCTCACCACGGCCGCCGCCGTGGCGGGGATGGCCCTGGCCGGATACGTGATGCGCCTGGACGCCGAGGCGCGGGGCAACGCGCAGCGGCTCCTCGTCCAGGAGCGGGCCGCGCGGGCCGCCGAGGCGGAGTCGGCCGCACTGGCCGAGCGGGCGAGGATCGCCCGGGAGATCCACGACGTGCTGGCCCACAGCCTCTCGGCCCAGCTGGTGCACCTGGAGGCGGCCCGGCTGCTGATCGAGAGCGGCGCCGACCGGCAGCAGGTTCTGGAGCGGGTGGTGGCCGCCCGGGGGATGGCCCGCGACGGCCTCTCCGAGACCCGGCAGGCGCTGTCGGCGCTGCGCGGCGACATGAGTCCGCTGGAGGACTTCCTGGCGGAGGTGGTCAGCGGAACCGACGGCGCGGAGGTCACCGTGACGGGTGAGCGCAGACCGCTTCCGGCCGAGGCCTCCCAGGCCGTGCGCCGGGTGGCGCAGGAGGCGGTGACCAACGTCCGCAAGCACGCGCCCGGCGCCGAGGTGCGGGTGCGGCTCGACTACAGCGAGCACGAAGTGACGCTGAACGTCCGCGATTCGGGGGGAAGGCCGGGCGAACTGGCCGCATCCGGCGGCGGGTACGGTCTGCTGGGTATGCGGGAGCGCGCCGAACTGCTGGGAGGCTCGCTGGACGCGGGTCCGACCGAGGAAGGGTTCACGGTGACGCTGAAGGTGCCCGGATGA
- a CDS encoding response regulator transcription factor, translating into MTGAEGEKKPARVLVADDQTVVREGIVMLLGLLPGVEVVGSAGDGEEAVRLVGELAPDVVLMDLRMPRCDGVEATRRIRARYPGTQVVVLTTFADDESLFPALRAGARGYLTKDAGGDEIVRAVESVLSGNAGLSPSIQRRLLERLSEPEAREAAPVEAPDGLTAREAEVLVLIAEGLSNQEIARKLHVSTATVKTHINNLFAKTGLKDRAQAVRYAYAKGLVRPPVN; encoded by the coding sequence ATGACGGGGGCGGAGGGGGAGAAGAAGCCCGCGCGCGTGCTGGTCGCCGACGACCAGACCGTGGTGCGCGAGGGCATCGTGATGCTGCTCGGACTGCTGCCCGGAGTGGAGGTCGTCGGCTCCGCGGGAGACGGCGAGGAGGCGGTCCGGCTGGTCGGTGAACTCGCCCCGGACGTGGTGCTGATGGATCTGCGGATGCCGCGCTGCGACGGGGTGGAGGCCACGCGCCGTATCAGGGCGCGCTATCCGGGTACCCAGGTCGTGGTGCTGACCACGTTCGCGGACGACGAGTCGCTGTTCCCCGCGCTGCGGGCGGGGGCGCGGGGCTACCTCACCAAGGACGCGGGCGGTGACGAGATCGTGCGGGCCGTGGAGAGCGTCCTGTCCGGGAACGCGGGACTGTCTCCGAGCATCCAACGCCGTTTGCTGGAGCGACTGTCGGAGCCCGAGGCCAGAGAGGCGGCGCCGGTGGAAGCGCCCGACGGGCTGACCGCGCGCGAGGCCGAGGTGCTGGTGCTGATCGCCGAAGGGCTCAGCAACCAGGAGATCGCCCGGAAGCTGCACGTCTCCACCGCCACGGTGAAGACACACATCAACAACCTCTTCGCCAAGACGGGGCTCAAGGACCGTGCGCAGGCGGTGCGTTACGCCTACGCGAAGGGGCTGGTGCGGCCACCGGTGAATTGA
- a CDS encoding ABC transporter substrate-binding protein: MRKTARYASMAAAGLLALTSLTACANDAASTAASGSGGKGDGKGTKVKIMVGGLDKVIYLPAMLTQRLGYFDAEGLDVELLSEPAGVQAETALVSGQVQGAVGFYDHTLDLQVKGKSVESVVQFSHAPGEVEIVSSEAAGDVTSAKDFRGRKLGVTGLGSSTDFLTKYLAVKNGVQVDQFTPVAVGAGPTFIAALQKGAIDAGMTTDPTVATILSKKAGKVLVDMRTPEGSQQALGGPYPSSSLYMQTDWVNGHKETVQKLVNAFVKTLTWMSTHSASEIAAQMPADYSQGDKTLYADAIKSTLPMFTKDGVMPANGPETVERVLKAFNPAVKNAKVDLAKTYTTEFAEKAAK; the protein is encoded by the coding sequence ATGCGCAAGACCGCCAGGTACGCCTCGATGGCCGCCGCCGGCCTGCTCGCCCTCACCTCGCTCACCGCCTGCGCCAACGACGCGGCGAGCACCGCGGCCTCCGGCTCCGGCGGCAAGGGCGACGGCAAGGGGACCAAGGTCAAGATCATGGTGGGTGGCCTGGACAAGGTCATCTACCTGCCGGCGATGCTCACCCAGCGGCTCGGCTACTTCGACGCCGAGGGCCTCGACGTGGAACTGCTCAGCGAGCCCGCCGGCGTCCAGGCCGAGACCGCGCTCGTCTCCGGCCAGGTGCAGGGAGCGGTCGGCTTCTACGACCACACCCTCGACCTCCAGGTGAAGGGCAAGTCCGTGGAGTCCGTCGTGCAGTTCTCGCACGCGCCGGGCGAGGTCGAGATCGTCTCGTCCGAGGCGGCGGGCGACGTCACCTCGGCCAAGGACTTCAGGGGCAGGAAGCTCGGCGTCACCGGCCTCGGCTCCTCGACGGACTTCCTCACCAAGTACCTCGCGGTCAAGAACGGCGTCCAGGTCGACCAGTTCACGCCGGTCGCCGTGGGAGCCGGCCCGACGTTCATCGCGGCGCTCCAGAAGGGCGCCATCGACGCGGGCATGACGACCGACCCGACCGTCGCCACGATCCTGTCGAAGAAGGCCGGCAAGGTGCTCGTCGACATGCGCACCCCGGAGGGCTCGCAGCAGGCGCTGGGCGGGCCGTACCCGTCGTCCAGTCTGTACATGCAGACGGACTGGGTGAACGGACACAAGGAGACCGTCCAGAAGCTGGTCAACGCGTTCGTCAAGACGCTCACGTGGATGTCCACCCACAGCGCTTCCGAGATCGCGGCCCAGATGCCCGCCGACTACTCCCAGGGCGACAAGACGCTCTACGCCGACGCGATCAAGAGCACGCTGCCGATGTTCACCAAGGACGGCGTGATGCCCGCGAACGGCCCCGAGACCGTGGAGCGGGTCCTCAAGGCGTTCAACCCCGCCGTCAAGAACGCCAAGGTGGACCTCGCGAAGACGTACACCACCGAGTTCGCCGAGAAGGCCGCGAAGTGA
- a CDS encoding DUF485 domain-containing protein gives MQSSNDRSRGTGDGPESTAENEEHHGVASRDVRYEDPWYDALASGWGESDGTGTPAPAVPPARKEKEPADVRARDVYVEVQRSEAFREVRGRYRRFVVPGVAAFFLWYVGYVVAATAAPGLMAEPVMGAVNLGMLAGLGQFLSTFLLTWAYARHARLRRDRAALDLRWDTQEMTRGAQGGAS, from the coding sequence ATGCAGTCAAGCAACGATCGTTCCCGTGGAACCGGGGACGGTCCCGAGAGCACGGCCGAGAACGAGGAACACCACGGTGTGGCGTCCCGAGACGTGCGATACGAAGACCCTTGGTACGACGCGCTGGCCTCCGGCTGGGGCGAGTCGGACGGCACCGGGACGCCGGCTCCCGCTGTGCCGCCCGCACGCAAGGAGAAGGAGCCGGCGGACGTTCGCGCCCGCGATGTGTACGTCGAAGTGCAACGCAGTGAGGCGTTCCGGGAGGTGCGCGGCCGATACCGGCGGTTCGTGGTTCCGGGAGTCGCCGCCTTCTTCCTCTGGTACGTGGGATACGTGGTCGCCGCGACGGCCGCGCCCGGCCTCATGGCCGAGCCCGTGATGGGGGCGGTGAATCTGGGAATGCTCGCCGGGCTCGGGCAGTTCCTCAGCACCTTCCTGCTCACCTGGGCCTACGCCCGGCACGCGCGGCTGCGCCGGGACCGGGCCGCACTGGACCTGCGCTGGGACACCCAGGAAATGACCCGTGGCGCACAGGGAGGCGCTTCGTGA
- a CDS encoding DUF7342 family protein, which produces MIEVLVVDDDARVARVNAAYVEKVPGFRVAGEAHNAAEALHRLATLPRLDLVLLDHYLPDDTGLSVVREMRRRGHQTDVIMVTAARDVSTVQAAMRHGALQYLVKPFAFAGLRSKLEAYAVLRRTLDGGGEAEQAEVDRIFGALSAPSEPELPKGHSPTTAELVRQALMSADEPLSAQEIAERTGVSRQTAQRYLKLLDRTGRARLTLKYGDAGRPEHRYVWATRA; this is translated from the coding sequence TTGATCGAGGTCCTGGTCGTGGACGACGACGCCCGGGTCGCCCGGGTCAACGCCGCCTATGTCGAGAAGGTGCCCGGCTTCCGTGTGGCCGGCGAGGCGCACAACGCGGCCGAGGCGCTGCACCGGCTGGCGACGCTGCCGCGGCTCGACCTGGTCCTGCTGGACCACTACCTGCCCGACGACACCGGGCTCTCGGTCGTCCGGGAGATGCGGCGACGGGGCCACCAGACCGACGTGATCATGGTGACGGCGGCGCGGGACGTGTCGACCGTCCAGGCGGCCATGCGGCACGGTGCCCTGCAGTACCTGGTGAAGCCGTTCGCCTTCGCGGGGCTGCGGTCCAAGCTGGAGGCGTACGCCGTGCTGCGCCGCACGCTGGACGGGGGTGGCGAGGCCGAACAGGCCGAGGTGGACCGCATCTTCGGCGCCCTGTCCGCGCCGTCCGAGCCCGAGCTGCCCAAGGGGCACTCCCCCACGACCGCCGAACTGGTCCGCCAGGCCCTCATGAGCGCCGACGAGCCGCTGTCCGCCCAGGAGATCGCGGAACGGACCGGGGTGAGCCGCCAGACCGCCCAGCGCTATCTCAAGCTCCTGGATCGCACCGGACGGGCCCGGCTGACCCTCAAATACGGCGACGCGGGCCGCCCCGAACACCGTTACGTGTGGGCGACCCGCGCCTGA
- a CDS encoding response regulator, which yields MIDVLVVDDDFRVAEINAKYVGKVPGFRVAARAHSAAQALAAVERGPVDLVLLDHYLPDRTGLEIVHRMREQGHGADVIMITAAGDVTTVQKAMRLGALHYLVKPFTFAALRSRLDSYAALRRTVDRVGDRGLTGQEQVDRIFGALRTAPAPTAPGLPSGHSEPTTDLICDVLHGADHPLSAHEVAARTGLSRSTAQRYLRHLEQAGRLRLSLKYGDTGRPEHRYAWVAP from the coding sequence ATGATTGACGTCCTGGTCGTTGACGACGACTTCCGCGTCGCCGAGATAAACGCCAAGTACGTGGGCAAGGTTCCCGGCTTCCGGGTGGCCGCCCGCGCCCACAGCGCCGCCCAGGCCCTGGCCGCCGTCGAACGCGGCCCCGTCGACCTGGTGCTGCTGGATCACTACCTGCCGGACCGGACCGGTCTCGAAATCGTCCACCGCATGCGGGAACAGGGCCACGGCGCCGACGTCATCATGATCACGGCGGCCGGTGATGTGACGACGGTCCAGAAGGCGATGCGCCTGGGCGCCCTGCACTACCTGGTCAAGCCCTTCACCTTCGCCGCCCTGCGCAGCCGCCTGGATTCGTACGCCGCCCTGCGCCGCACCGTCGACCGGGTGGGCGACCGAGGGCTGACCGGTCAAGAGCAGGTCGACCGCATCTTCGGCGCCCTGCGCACGGCACCCGCGCCGACCGCCCCGGGCCTGCCCAGCGGGCACTCGGAGCCCACGACGGACCTCATCTGCGACGTCCTGCACGGCGCGGACCACCCGCTCTCCGCCCACGAGGTCGCCGCCAGGACGGGCCTGAGCCGCTCCACGGCCCAGCGCTATCTCCGTCATCTGGAACAGGCAGGCCGCCTGCGGCTGTCCCTCAAGTACGGCGACACCGGCCGCCCGGAGCACCGCTACGCCTGGGTGGCGCCGTAG
- a CDS encoding DUF1453 domain-containing protein — protein MSGLVNALVIVAVVALVIVRQFRARAVGADRRWWLLPAILAVVALREPGILDPHHRTASAGLLAVEVLIGLATGAGWAWTSRVWRAPDGVVWTKSTKASAAVWGVGIALRVGVFVLGRGLGVHQDSSALMLGLAATLLVRAGIMVWRAQSLGSAGETAAAYGDGVRAAWKERV, from the coding sequence ATGTCCGGGCTGGTCAACGCGTTGGTGATCGTGGCTGTCGTCGCCCTGGTGATCGTGCGGCAGTTCCGCGCCCGGGCCGTCGGCGCCGACCGGCGCTGGTGGCTGCTACCGGCGATCCTCGCGGTCGTGGCGCTGCGTGAGCCCGGCATCCTCGACCCCCACCACCGCACCGCGTCCGCCGGGCTCCTCGCCGTGGAGGTGCTCATCGGACTGGCCACGGGAGCCGGCTGGGCATGGACCAGCCGGGTGTGGCGGGCCCCTGACGGTGTCGTGTGGACCAAGAGCACCAAGGCGAGTGCCGCCGTCTGGGGCGTGGGCATAGCCCTGCGGGTCGGGGTCTTCGTGCTCGGCCGGGGGCTGGGAGTGCACCAGGACAGTTCCGCTCTGATGCTCGGCCTCGCCGCCACCCTGCTGGTCCGCGCGGGGATCATGGTCTGGCGGGCACAGTCCCTGGGCTCCGCGGGCGAAACCGCCGCGGCGTACGGTGACGGCGTGCGGGCGGCGTGGAAGGAGCGCGTGTGA
- a CDS encoding sensor histidine kinase gives MSPTSPARRLRLGLPRRVFSQVLLMQVTIAAGVAVLATGLFLAPLSKQLDQEAMRRALAIAQTTAQDPQIAEGVQRTAPAPDGPVQREAERIRHATHAEYIVVMDTRGVRWSHPTAAEIGHRVSTDPTQALAGNQVMGIDKGTLGRSARGKVPLYDAGHRIVGAVSVGIAYDSVRARLISAIPGLFAYAGGALAVGALAAWLISRRVQRQTRDLAFSDISALLAEREAMLHGIREGVVALDRDGRVRLLNDEARRLLGIGDEAVGRSPDEALGGGRTTDVLAGRVTGTDLLTVRGQRVLVANRMPTDDGGAVATLRDRTELEQLGRELDSTRGLIDALRAQDHEHANRMHTLLGLLELEMYDDAVEFVGEVVGDHRVTAEQVTEKIHDPLLAALLVGKATVAAERGVALWVSERTWLPDRLIDPRGLVTVVGNLVDNALDAVAGTLHARVEVELRTEGRTAVLRVRDTGPGIPENQRELVFTDGWSTKKPPAHGKRGIGLSLVRRLAERQGGSATVGTANGGGAEFAVVLPEALTEPLEEALTEATPAQALAGAEPVPAPAGAEEEAR, from the coding sequence ATGAGCCCCACCTCGCCCGCACGCCGTCTGCGCCTCGGTCTGCCACGGCGGGTGTTCTCGCAGGTGCTGCTGATGCAGGTGACGATCGCCGCGGGGGTCGCGGTGCTCGCGACCGGGCTGTTCCTCGCCCCCCTGAGCAAGCAGCTGGACCAGGAGGCGATGCGCCGCGCGCTGGCCATCGCCCAGACCACGGCGCAGGACCCGCAGATCGCCGAGGGCGTCCAGCGCACCGCGCCGGCCCCGGACGGCCCGGTGCAGCGGGAGGCCGAGCGGATCCGGCACGCCACCCACGCCGAGTACATCGTGGTGATGGACACGCGAGGGGTGCGCTGGTCGCATCCCACCGCCGCCGAGATCGGCCACCGCGTCTCCACGGACCCCACCCAGGCCCTGGCCGGCAACCAGGTCATGGGGATCGACAAGGGCACCCTGGGCCGCTCCGCGCGCGGCAAGGTACCGCTGTACGACGCCGGTCACCGGATCGTCGGGGCGGTCTCCGTCGGCATCGCGTACGACAGCGTGCGGGCACGGCTGATCAGCGCCATCCCGGGGCTCTTCGCCTACGCCGGCGGTGCCCTCGCGGTGGGTGCGCTGGCCGCCTGGCTGATCTCGCGCCGGGTGCAGCGGCAGACCCGGGACCTCGCCTTCTCCGACATCTCGGCGCTGCTCGCGGAGCGCGAGGCGATGCTGCACGGCATCCGGGAGGGCGTGGTCGCCCTGGACCGGGACGGCCGGGTACGCCTGCTCAACGACGAGGCGCGGCGGCTGCTGGGCATCGGCGACGAGGCCGTCGGACGGTCCCCGGACGAGGCGCTCGGCGGCGGTCGCACGACGGACGTCCTGGCCGGACGGGTGACCGGCACCGACCTGCTCACCGTGCGCGGCCAGCGTGTGCTGGTCGCCAACCGCATGCCGACCGACGACGGCGGCGCCGTGGCCACCCTGCGCGACCGCACGGAGCTGGAACAGCTGGGCCGCGAACTCGACTCCACGCGCGGCCTGATCGACGCGCTGCGCGCCCAGGACCACGAGCACGCGAACCGCATGCACACCCTGCTCGGGCTGCTCGAACTGGAGATGTACGACGACGCGGTGGAGTTCGTCGGCGAGGTGGTCGGCGACCACCGGGTCACCGCCGAGCAGGTCACCGAGAAGATCCATGACCCGCTGCTCGCGGCGCTGCTGGTGGGCAAGGCGACCGTCGCGGCCGAGCGCGGGGTGGCGCTGTGGGTGTCGGAACGCACCTGGCTCCCGGACCGGCTGATCGACCCCCGGGGTCTGGTCACGGTCGTGGGCAACCTCGTGGACAACGCCCTCGACGCGGTCGCGGGCACACTCCACGCGCGCGTGGAGGTCGAGTTGCGCACCGAGGGGCGTACGGCCGTCCTGCGGGTGCGCGACACCGGTCCCGGAATCCCGGAGAACCAGCGGGAGTTGGTCTTCACGGACGGGTGGTCCACGAAGAAGCCGCCGGCGCACGGCAAGCGCGGCATAGGGCTCTCGCTGGTACGACGGCTCGCCGAACGGCAGGGCGGGAGCGCGACGGTGGGCACGGCGAACGGCGGGGGCGCGGAGTTCGCCGTCGTCCTGCCCGAGGCGCTGACGGAGCCGCTGGAAGAGGCGCTGACGGAGGCGACGCCGGCGCAGGCACTCGCCGGGGCGGAGCCCGTGCCCGCGCCGGCCGGAGCCGAGGAGGAGGCGCGTTGA